The Quercus lobata isolate SW786 chromosome 4, ValleyOak3.0 Primary Assembly, whole genome shotgun sequence genome segment gcatatgcacaagcagtacgcccaagagtgttcaCTGAAGGGCAATTagtactaaggatggcggagcacatgaggaggaacctgccagggccttccaagttcaccccaaaatgggaaggaccctacatcatcaatgcagctcATGAGAGTGGGTATTATTATCTTaccaaagaagatggaacagtccTGACAGAACCTATAAAtgggaaatggctgaagcaatactatgcataaggacaagAGGATCCCGGTAACTCAAAGTCCTTTTACCAGCTTCACTATCTACTAagttcttttctatttttatcttttttatttttcagcctttatcatgaattctggtctaagatgattttgttcaggaacatgtgatagattgacacttcgTGGTCAATATTGCAccaaatgattttttctttgttctttaaaaatgaccatgttttaatgaagttcctgtttcttcaacatttaagtctttctttaaatactgcaaagaccaaatttggatagatttaaggaaggatacctgagtaaaaaaaaaaaaaagagtatgtaatacccttttacatatggcccagaatccacctcacaaataatttcagatatcccaCAAACAGTTCCAAGTGCGTAGGTCTAGGATCAtagaataaaagtaaagtatctaggatacctagcctagcacttggcaaaagggaaacctgtcaaagttcatgaactgggaccgtatctcaaaaaaaatatacataggaaaggataccagtgtacccagttcagtacttgcataatagattaccaggtacctggaccagaactTACAGTGAAGCTTGTGgaaaccatggtccaggactcaggaaagaaaagagtcataggaaagaaaaggcaatatatcaaagaaaaaggcagattcacatactaagaaatgagaagcagctttgaaacacaaaaaaaaaaaaaaagaatgcaaagAGTAGtgcaatgttcaaaaaaaaaaaacttatacaaccccaaattgtttatgtaaatctaaaataagctaaggaatgaggccggccaacagggaggcacccggagaaataacaggcacagtcaaagtagaaaggatcctctgccgcttgaccttcaagtcttgtaaagccttgtgagcatgagccaaagcttcctcagcagcagctatctcagtgtctatactcttgaatgattgcctctgaaacagcatatgagccagcagacgcaagtgatccagcagaaaagacaaattgaacttggcctccagaaggtcttgcaccacccctctccactccagaagcttttcttcagacaaaGAATCTACAGAGGAATTCCTCAGGGAAACcagcacagcacacagcaactccatcaaaatattgcccagaaaaacgcctcccctgaagccactggtgaaatccccgtgactcttgagcagactctctagcagcggcaggccttccacaggaacagagaagcgcaggaagctgccataagaagacccaaaaacatggaaatggctggcaggaagactgttaaattccaagagatcaaagcgagccagaAAGGAGGAAAgtcttgaatcaagatctgaggcagccactttcgaggcatcccccatcactgtgtcaccacttgcagaaaCAGGAGGACTTGTAGCCTTTCTCTCTGGAtgaaggtcagcaacttgaacgggtctcacaattccttcagggataacaggctcagaacttgcaaagcctgtatcaatattcaaaaaagaaaaaaagaaaagaaaaggaagaacagatttattctttaaaaaaaaaaaagaaaagggaaaaaagaagaacaaaccaGTTCCGgcttcttggggcagagcctcttcttcctgatcccCTGACTTCCCCGAGGATTCTGGGAaagaacataaggcaagttgaagaaaaggtgaaggaccaatggcaaagtggctaaaggaaggaatagatgcagggggcttcgccatataaaaagaaaaaaaaaaggaaagagaagggcgaaaaaaaaaaaaaagaagaaaaggaaacacaatGGGAGCAGCTCGCACTaaccttctgagctttctgattctaaagaaaAGGCAACACTAGGAGCGGATTTCTCACtagtttgacctaaaaggaaaaagaaaaggaggaactcaaaaaaaaactggaaaagaaaataaagatataacGCTATTTCAAGGAAACAAGACTCACCTGtctgtttggataaaggagtgtctcccaaagcgcCTTTATCTGACAAGGTTTGAGAAAACACAGTCCTGATGGGACTAGGAGTGCgctcaagatggggactttgagatgaaGGGATCCGAGAGgctttgggatcctgagaatcctgggaacccTGCATCGGTTGCCCGGTTTCCTCAGCCAGACCAccagtagggggctcctccccaTAGCaggaaaaacaacagaaaaaGCTGTGACAGTTTCCTCTCCCAGAGCCTTGCcagtcataggaggggatacctccacctaaaggaagaagaagaggaaaaggcagtgccaagtaaaaaaaaaaaaaaacacaacagcggaaatgctaacaacacaatgtcagaacaaaagggagagaacaaaaataaagggGAGAacacacataccacgtcgtcaccagaagattggcttttacccttcttgtgatcagacttgcgcttggactgcaaaggaaatcaccactcgtcagcgaaatagaaataagtgcaacaaggtgaacaggtaaaaaaaaaaaaagagaaaagaaggaaagaagtcttgcccttctctctctctctacagattctctggaagtcttttgcttactacgagtacgcccagagaGTCCTAAAGGAGCCTGGGATaccaaaccagaggatcctaaagaaccatggactgaagcagtcacaagaacctgggaaaaagaaaactctaccttggtcttcttccgggtccttgaaaccaaaggttccctgacatccttgccttcctgagatgccaagtgtgcttgagatttcccagtttttcttcttttcgcCTCAGAACCTATCTCCACACCCCTTGTACTTTCATCAACATcaacagctttcattttcttcggcctgacatccttacctttactcggagcagtggcAGCACTTATTGTCTCCATTGCACCTTTCTTGATGGGCACTCTAAAGGAAGCGCCAATGATGAGACtatcacccatctccccatcctagccggctTACCATCAGAAGAGGCAgcgcgaccaccaaaatgaccaaacaatttatcttctaccacgagatcctcatcagaaaggttaatatcaaaaGGGCTCTCTTCACCAAACACTGGGAGGAGGAAATTATTAACCACATCTTCCAAGGTGATCGTCAATTCAccagcagaaaagaaaaaagtatgaagggaagggcactaacgacgtaccagatgtctgagccctttggcgtctctgaagccctcaaggtttctggaaatagccactgcctttaggataccggcACACTCCAAACGACCTACAAACTCAGCATCGGacagttccttgtctacccatataggccagccctgaatctttcccggaacaaaatcaaagaaaataggaatcGCCTCTCGAATTCCTTGTCTAATCTGaagatcaaaaatctctctagggttaggaacctgggcggaaccagcgaaacccACTTGGCCAGAGAACATCCAAACAtgaggggatggaggagcctcaccatgagatatatgagggaaaaataaactgggagaataccaaggatcccgtaaagggaatGCCAGACGTTCGGTAACCTCAAGAGAATCGctcggagcagaaccagaagaaccttcaccctcagaaggactgggggtatgctctctcctctttcgggAAGAGGAAGAAGCCATTGGAACAACACGTACAATGAGAAGAAAGgagattgaaagtgcgaaaaGGGGGAAGATCGgagtaacagagaagaagagaaaaagaaaaagaaactcaaagaatgaaaaaaaaaaaaaaaaaaaaaaaaactcagagaagcaaagtgataagatgaaacggctacaataaaggcgcaagtagcagttggggaaaatagtttatggaaagacgcgccagttgcaaaaaatttaatttgaagaagggattaatcagcggttattaatgagaagtaacgggaaacgagaaaagtgggtagaagagttttacctcaaatactcaactgccacgtcccgtgtaaagaggaagctgcaaaaagtaataattataaagGAACACGACACGCAAAAAGGAGGTGAccaaaagcagcagaaaagggccgggatcccaagtaaaaaggaagggaacccagTAGAAGTTGAGAAAAAGGGGATCCCACAAAAATCTtaggaaacctaaatcactcacgcgtgggcttcaggcaacccacgagctcggggggctaaatgttgaggtctaaaaagggtcatagtgaaataagcccaaaaagaataagtcaagcccaaaagaaaaattcaagctAAGTCCAAAGTAGTAGATACAGGAGACCCATGAGGGAATAAgagaaaggcccagaggattctgaagcccagaaaaaaaaaagagagaagcatccaaaagaaagagaggaccACGACAAAGGATGAGAAGCAAGGAGCCTTAGGAACCATTAATAGGCgcggatcccttcaggcacaaagaaaaaaaaggaagactgggacagctCGAtggaaaaagacagaagaagaaaacaagaaacaaaaaaaaaaaaaaagcgcgagcgacctctcatggcacagacagaaaaggcctcggggaaccaggacagggaagaagaatgataacaaacaaCTTTCAAAATGACAGAGCAggttccgcccaaataggaaaaaaagggaaaagtggaagacgccagaaatggggatgccgagaagggcatacctcagcacgtcccaaagaagatggccaaccaggaactttcaaaagaatcagagctgaaaagaaggaaagaatgagaaaaaacagaaaagggGCTTACCGAGAAGATGGGAAcaggacatgctctgtttgcaaaagagcaaaagagGGGAACCAACAGTTCCCCGGGAAGAccaaaaaactccattataaaaggaggggatgggttgtgaagaaaaggcagcgagaaaaaagaaagaaacacaagaaagaagaaattctccaggaaaaaactatcagaaaatctgtgcagaaaggaaaatactaagggaaaaacaagtattgcttcccggtatcctgtaaaagccactattgcgcATACTcagattcaacgagaatcaaactttgcaagttttgaaggctgaaatagccattcaagaccgcaattttttgagcttgattgaaccttgtatcacgtcctagtgagctttctgtaatcaaacagataatgtattaatgaaacattgcttcatatttcccaggatccccacagcactaatttttatcgctttgctaatcctgtttctttccttctgaatttaccttgttaatttttggcactattcaatatccttgtttgtcattttctttatattgttaggagtattctctgcatcccacttgattcttaaacagcttgtTAGTTGCGGTGAGttaaggcccggtccaccaaatcctccttttcatttaggcccgggatccttgggcctgagtgtcacgaaaaGGGCACTCTCACACATTGTTAgagaatatttattttgttaagaatAAATATGTGATTCGTGAATTGCTttacaacatagaaatatacataacttgttttttaactacaataatattttcttttttccttaaactagaattattttagttttatatcaGGAAATTGATTTGTTAATAGTTCTATCACCTCTGGTCTTAGCATAATGCAATCTATTCACCTTGAAAACCTatattgtaattcaataatctaACACAGACCCAATTGTGGCTAACTAGTTTCACATCATCCATTAAATTCTAAACATTTCAAAGTAATTATAAGttctcattaattattttttatgtttcttaaatgaggggtataatagtaatgttattataaaatgattccattccattccttccaatgTTACTTCCAAACAGGGTTACttactttccattccattccattcatttccattcctttattttataacatccaaacacgatttttaaatttcattccattccattcctttttactttccattccattcaattccattccattccattcctttaatgattattccattccattcctttatgaactcccaagcggagccttagtgatggtgaagtttctaataatgagtctgattgtgaagaggatggaaacttcattactttcactgctACTACTATAGTAAATGAGAGCATATCTGCTAAAGAGAACCCTTCTAATagggaactctctgaggatgcagatcttcaagaggcctgtaataaactttgcaaagttgctgcaaagggtGCTATGAATGTTGTacttggcctaaagaaaattaaatctcttgaacttgataagaagaatttgcttgtaaaactgtttgatgctaatgaacttttgaacaatgtgaaaactgagaatatgttattgcttgataaagttaaatctttggaacttgatttatctgttgctagatctgctagttctaaacttaatcaaatgctgagtgttcaaaagtctccttctgacAAATTTGGATTAGGTCttgttgaaagcatctctgtgtctgctccccattccataaactttgtcccttcatcttcttctgaaccttttGTAAGTAAGATTGTGTGTGAAACTGTCAAatcccctgtgagtgaggttgtcaaacccatagaagtttaaccatctaggaagattagggttgatctgaaagagtctaaacctaagcaatctaccctttctaaggacaagtcacatgataaGCTTGCATGGGTCTGTCATTTTtatggaaagtctggacacatacATCCAAACTATTACAAGCtacaagctgcaaagagagcaaacaaaccaaaaatacctgtgtctcaagcacaagatcctatgatACTCATTGGtaaattggtaaaggctttaaacctttattccaatcctggagttggtaatcattcccatgtgaataagatttccaatgctcatggtgcatctaaaaggttttggatgcaaaagactcgaaataattgagtctttctgacatggtccttgtgcttcattgctctactctttgtgaccTTTATTCTTTggttctgtgttttttttttgtttctaggatttgcattgcataacattcatgcatttcattctaggtgttttccttttgtgagagtgcttttttctttagcacacaggcccaaggatcctgggccaaatagttgtatttttgtggactgggcttggttcaccgtagctaaatgggggctgattacgaaccaagttgtgcgcaagttacataaatctcctcaaggcaaaaatgcgattcctcctaagtaataaaataccattataagtgttttaatATCATAAAAGGAtcctttactcttacaaaacaagtaaaatagatgttcataatattcacaatgagaaagagattgaaatagaatatttaaggcttatcttttatcgtataaacattttaaagagttccttcacttggtaccccgggcgtactgtcgtgggatcccagGACGTACTGTTGTGAGATCCCGGGGCGTATGAGGCCTGTAAGAATCCAGAATCTCTAGTTCTctgcactatacaatctttctccatgcttgttatgcaatggagttttgtcctttccttttacctctataggtcctatacaagaacaactatacaatgcacatatcttcaaataattgttagtttcttagattacgatatatatatatatatatatatatatatatatttatatatatattaatacatatacatatatgtaaatgaatttcatgagaatgattcagccacaaGGATCCtagccccaattctcacagacttatgcTTTTGCAGAAGACTTGTgagatttggaactcaagtctgagtggctttgcttgggcagggactcagctttacaagcaagaatatatatgtattgtgcagcaagaagcagtaaagaaatatgcaaagtaattgttagaaattctcaaatcaatatgagatatttcattatttttcttgattgtggattacaaatgtgctcactaagacgtgatacaaggttcaaataagctcaaaaattacagactttgatggctattcaagcctctaagacttgcaaaatttgaatccttttgaatctaagtatgtgctatagtggctgtttctgggataccgggagacattcctctgtttttcttaaattttacagagttctaatgactctgttatgatattcttcctactgaaaatcctccccctttcaacatgggttttctcttccttttatagtgtgttttctagggctccatggtactagtgatttctctcttttacccctcagagctcgtgctgtgaTAGTTGCTCAagggctggtctcttcccttttttctcatagttttcatcttttattgctgttttctctaaaagtcatttgctgactttccattccggggcgtCCTCAACAATTAGctttcaatctctcttctttcaaggtttctcatttttcagaattggctgtcggtgttatttccttgttgtcattattcccaaatagttggaatcttttactgctgggttgaaagttctcttccagttgcttctacatatgattttctcattcttggttccttgtggtacagctcctttgttcatgaatgtttgctttatactttctgattctttgctgcaccagtgggtacttgagaaggacatctctgttcttcatttcttgtatttcgtggtacctttcttgagttgtctcaatcctACAGTAGCTGCcctgcattacctgaggatcccgggcgtctggcagcctctgggtatcccggcccagttctttcat includes the following:
- the LOC115985748 gene encoding ribosomal L1 domain-containing protein CG13096-like; the protein is MGDSLIIGASFRVPIKKGAMETISAATAPSKGGGIPSYDWQGSGRGNCHSFFCCFSCYGEEPPTGGLAEETGQPMQGSQDSQDPKASRIPSSQSPHLERTPSPIRTVFSQTLSDKGALGDTPLSKQTGQTSEKSAPSVAFSLESESSEESSGKSGDQEEEALPQEAGTGFVKSSSPSPEASEYEDDDGDSNDDDDDDDEDDDASSPSDMTT